The DNA window CCCGCCGGAGCGCAGAAGGTGCGCTTCAAGCTGATGAGCCAGCCCAGCGGCGCGCGCGTGTTCTACCGAGGCAAGGAGCGCGGCTCGACGCCCTTCACCCTGGAGCTGCCCGCGGGACAGGACGGCTCCATCACCGTGGAGCTCACCTTCGCGCTGGAGGGCTACCAGATGGAGACCGTCGTCACGGGCGGCTCCGGTGAGGTGGTGCTGTCGCAGAAGCTCCAGAAGCGCCGGGGTGGCCGAGGCGGCGGGAACACGGAAGTGGCCTCCGCCTCCGCGCCCGACGAGGTCGAAGTGGCCGAGCCCGTGGCCACGCCGGGTGGAATGTCCGCGCCGGTGATGCTCGCGCCCACGCAGGCGCCCGTGGATGCCCTGGAGCCTCAGACGGCGGGCGGCGTGGGCGCGGCGGCGGCGGCGCAGGCCAAGGGCGCGGGTGGAAGCCTGGCGGTGCCGGTGCTGCCCTCCGCGGCGCTGGCCTCCGCGCGCGGCGACGTGCTCCCCTACAACGAAAACATGCCTCGGCCGGAGATGATCGACCAGGGCAAGGACCTCGTCTACACGCGCGAGGCGATGGCCGCGAAGGCCGAGGGTGTGATGCTCTTCCGCTGTACCATCACGACCAAGGGCCGCGTGGAGAAGTGTCGCGTCATCAAGCCGGTGGCGCACATGGAGAAGGCCGTCCTGGAGTCCTTCCAGTCGCGCACGTACAAGCCCATCCTGTACCAGGGCCATCCGGTGAACGTGGACTACACGTTCAGCATCCGGTTGGTGGCTCCGCGCCGCTGACGGCTCGCCCCTTCCACCGGGCCTGGTGTCTCACGGCCCGGTGGAGGGACTGACGCCCGGCGACGACTTCACCCTTCAGCGTCCGCCCGACTTCCGCCTCGCGCGCAGCAGCGTGAGGACAGCCAACGCGACACCTGAGAGCGCCGTCCCCGGAGCCGAGGCACAGCCCGTGCCCCGCCCGTCCGCCAGCAAGACGATGCCCGTGTCCAGGCGCGGCACGCATTGGTTGGGCGGCTGCCACCGTGGATAGATGGAGCAGAAGCCCGCGACGGAGCCCGAGTCCACCACCCGCTTGCGCGTCTCCCCCGGCGGCGCGGTGGGCGCCATGGTGGAGCCCGCGTTCGCCACGTGGTCCAAGCCCACGACGTGGCCAATCTCATGCGTCATGGTGTTCTGCAGGTCCACCGCCACGCAGTCCGTGGCCGGAGGGCCCTGGCATGGAGGCCCGTCCACCGTGGTGAAGAGGTGGCCCGCGGAGCCTCCGGGCTGGGACGCGTTCATCTCGATGTCCGCGTCCAGCACCCGCCCGGAAGCGATGCTGTACGTGGACGTGGTGAGCGCCAGCGTCTCCTCGCCAATCTCCCAGCATGTGTACTTGTTGCCGCAGCTCTCGTCACCCCAGCACGCATCCTCCCGAGGCGCGACGTCCTCACACGACGTCTCGC is part of the Myxococcus landrumus genome and encodes:
- a CDS encoding myxosortase-dependent metalloprotease, MXAN_2677/MXAN_2678 family, which encodes MKRPLLWGLLLLATPSVAQDTLPFQRTLVRGRPLCLLWPVREYVYHLDPAGSARTPGDTEVAAIEASFDSWRRVSESCSDYQFRRGSDWRGPIAVGYDEKNPRSNYNIITFRETSCEDVAPREDACWGDESCGNKYTCWEIGEETLALTTSTYSIASGRVLDADIEMNASQPGGSAGHLFTTVDGPPCQGPPATDCVAVDLQNTMTHEIGHVVGLDHVANAGSTMAPTAPPGETRKRVVDSGSVAGFCSIYPRWQPPNQCVPRLDTGIVLLADGRGTGCASAPGTALSGVALAVLTLLRARRKSGGR